A single genomic interval of Arachis duranensis cultivar V14167 chromosome 7, aradu.V14167.gnm2.J7QH, whole genome shotgun sequence harbors:
- the LOC107496980 gene encoding uncharacterized protein LOC107496980 — MKVKVISRSVDEFTRERSQDLQRVFRNYDPNLRTQEKAVEYVRALNAVKLDKIFARPFIGAMDGHIDGVSCMAKNPTQLKWIFSGAMDGDIRLWDIASRRTVCQFPGHQGAVRGLTVSTDGRMLVSCGTDCTVRLWNTSVDNLMELGHSTKNSVEPASVHVGKNAFLAVDHQWDGELFATAGAQVDIWNHNRSEPINSFQWGTDSVISVRFNPGEPNLLVASASDRGIMLYDLRMATPVTKMIMMTKTNSIAWNPMEPINFTAANEDGNCYSYDARKLDEAKCVHTDHVSAVMDIDYSPTGREFVTGSYDRTVRLFHYNSGHSREIYHTKRMQRVFCVKFSGDGSYVISGSDDTNLRLWKAKASEQLGVVLPRERKKHEYHAAIKKRYMHLPEVKRIARHRHLPKPIYKAAALMRAMADARKRKQERRKAHSAPGSITTQPLRRRRIIKEVE; from the exons ATGAAGGTCAAAGTTATATCTCGTTCTGTTGATGAATTCACCCGGGAACGAAGCCAAGACCTTCAG AGGGTATTCCGCAACTACGATCCCAACCTTCGTACTCAAGAGAAAGCTGTTGAGTATGTCCGTGCTCTCAATGCTGTCAAGTTGGACAAG ATTTTTGCAAGACCGTTTATAGGTGCAATGGATGGGCATATAGATGGGGTTTCCTGTATGGCTAAGAATCCTACCCAATTGAAATGGATATTTTCTGGTGCAATGGATGGAG ATATTCGTCTCTGGGATATAGCTTCCAG GCGCACAGTTTGTCAGTTTCCTGGTCATCAAGGTGCTGTCCGAGGCTTGACTGTATCAACAGATGGGCGCATGCTTGTGTCATGTGGTACTGATTGCAC TGTTAGACTTTGGAATACTTCTGTTGATAATCTTATGGAGTTGGGTCACTCAACTAAGAATTCTGTAGAG CCAGCAAGTGTTCATGTTGGGAAGAATGCATTTTT GGCTGTTGATCACCAGTGGGATGGTGAACTTTTTGCCACAGCTGGTGCCCAAGTAGATATATGGAATCACAACAG ATCTGAGCCTATAAACAGTTTTCAGTGGGGAACAGATTCAGTAATTTCGGTTCGGTTTAATCCCGGAGAACCAAATCTCCTAGTAGCATCTGCTAG TGACCGAGGTATAATGTTATACGATCTACGTATGGCTACTCCAGTGACAAAAATGATAATGATG ACCAAAACAAATTCGATAGCATGGAACCCAATGGAACCAATAAATTTCACAGCT GCAAATGAAGATGGAAATTGCTATAGCTATGATGCAAGAAAGTTAGATGAAGCCAAATGTGTTCATACAGATCATGTTTCTGCAGT GATGGACATTGACTATTCACCGACTGGTCGAGAATTTGTGACTGGATCgtatgacagaaca GTGAGGCTTTTCCATTATAACAGTGGTCACAGCAGGGAGATTTATCATACTAAGAGAATGCAAAG GGTATTCTGTGTCAAGTTCAGCGGTGATGGAAGTTACGTGATATCTGGAAGTGATGATACTAATCTCAGGCTTTGGAAGGCTAAGGCATCAGAACAACTTGGAGTT GTTCTCCCAAGGGAACGGAAGAAGCATGAGTATCATGCAGCCATTAAGAAACGTTATATGCACCTGCCTGAAGTTAAGCGTATTGCTAG GCATAGGCACTTGCCCAAGCCAATATACAAAGCTGCGGCTTTGATGCGTGCCATGGCAGATGCCaggaaaagaaaacaagagagGAGGAAAGCTCACAGTGCACCAGGGAGCATTACGACGCAACCACTACGGAGACGAAGAATTATCAAAGAAGTTGAGTAA